One part of the Papaver somniferum cultivar HN1 unplaced genomic scaffold, ASM357369v1 unplaced-scaffold_123, whole genome shotgun sequence genome encodes these proteins:
- the LOC113331036 gene encoding uncharacterized protein LOC113331036 isoform X1, protein MASRLSNALNLFIFISLLCLRIRAEEGNTGSVFFIDSTSQGFLRSSDLTSQGGSMLLSDVTAALLILLGFAPPASLTAESSIKLNGILSPNPFGRPHAVLMLEVSGTRGWIIDLYNGSYNFQRIYCNFFVLADQIPAGVKFGSYIQSTVVLDSVKADVQLPERDEVSMISVGESEGSECNAACMEKELHDMAAEFGGSYVDDELTIDLASGTRLNLHMAKKADREFTIKLVSLVRDIRGAVEIHRDLDGRMKNQAELIKGRFVGIKALQEQYGPDGVAQQGMELFQMMLEMIFDPLQGAYQGQIVGVILFTGVSLPESEAFLNVKSTSRTSRLLEEKAPTASPTHTVEILLVRRTLAWITGIILLISTLLGMFFLFNMPITRDTLLYSNVKLD, encoded by the exons ATGGCTTCTCGTCTCTCAAACGCCCTTAATCTTTTCATCTTCATATCCCTTCTTTGTCTACGAATTAGG GCTGAAGAAGGTAATACTGGATCGGTGTTCTTCATTGATAGTACTAGTCAGGGATTTCTGCGTTCAtcagatctcacctctcag GGTGGGTCAATGTTACTTTCCGATGTAACGGCAGCCCTGTTGATCTTGCTTGGTTTTGCGCCACCTGCTTCACTTACAGCTGAAAGTTCAATTAAG CTGAATGGAATTCTATCACCAAACCCATTCGGCAGGCCTCATGCTGTTCTTATGCTTGAAGTTAGTGGAACTAGAGGTTGGATAATTGATCTTTACAATGGATCTTATAACTTTCAAAGGATTTACTGTAATTTTTTCGTACTAGCAGATCAGATCCCAGCTGGGGTGAAATTTGGCAGCTACATTCAGAGCACTGTTGTACTCGATTCAGTTAAAGCTGATGTCCAACTTCCAG AGAGGGATGAAGTCTCAATGATATCGGTGGGTGAATCTGAAGGTTCTGAATGCAATGCAGCATGCATGGAAAAAGAACTGCACGATATG GCAGCTGAGTTTGGTGGCTCATATGTGGATGATGAGTTGACTATTGATTTGGCCAGTGGTACTCGTTTGAATCTGCATATGGCAAAG AAAGCAGACAGGGAGTTCACAATAAAACTTGTTTCTCTTGTTCGAGATATCAGAGGTGCGGTGGAGATACACAGGGATTTAGATGGAAGGATGAAGAATCAGGCTGAGTTAATAAAAGGTCGTTTCGTTGGCATTAAG GCTTTGCAAGAGCAATATGGACCTGATGGTGTTGCTCAACAGGGAATGGAGCTCTTCCAGATGATGCTAGAAATGATATTTGATCCATTACAAGGGGCGTACCAAG GTCAAATTGTAGGAGTCATCCTCTTCACTGGCGTATCTCTTCCGGAATCTGAAGCATTTTTAAATGTGAAATCTACTTCCCGTACCTCCAGGTTGTTGGAAGAGAAAGCCCCCACAGCTAGCCCAACTCATACTGTGGAGATTCTTCTGGTTAGACGGACCCTTGCTTGGATCACAGGAATTATTCTGTTAATATCAACTCTTCTTGGG ATGTTCTTTCTATTCAATATGCCAATCACAAGAGATACCCTTCTTTATTCGAACGTCAAGCTTGACTAA
- the LOC113331036 gene encoding uncharacterized protein LOC113331036 isoform X2, with translation MASRLSNALNLFIFISLLCLRIRAEEGNTGSVFFIDSTSQGFLRSSDLTSQGGSMLLSDVTAALLILLGFAPPASLTAESSIKLNGILSPNPFGRPHAVLMLEVSGTRDQIPAGVKFGSYIQSTVVLDSVKADVQLPERDEVSMISVGESEGSECNAACMEKELHDMAAEFGGSYVDDELTIDLASGTRLNLHMAKKADREFTIKLVSLVRDIRGAVEIHRDLDGRMKNQAELIKGRFVGIKALQEQYGPDGVAQQGMELFQMMLEMIFDPLQGAYQGQIVGVILFTGVSLPESEAFLNVKSTSRTSRLLEEKAPTASPTHTVEILLVRRTLAWITGIILLISTLLGMFFLFNMPITRDTLLYSNVKLD, from the exons ATGGCTTCTCGTCTCTCAAACGCCCTTAATCTTTTCATCTTCATATCCCTTCTTTGTCTACGAATTAGG GCTGAAGAAGGTAATACTGGATCGGTGTTCTTCATTGATAGTACTAGTCAGGGATTTCTGCGTTCAtcagatctcacctctcag GGTGGGTCAATGTTACTTTCCGATGTAACGGCAGCCCTGTTGATCTTGCTTGGTTTTGCGCCACCTGCTTCACTTACAGCTGAAAGTTCAATTAAG CTGAATGGAATTCTATCACCAAACCCATTCGGCAGGCCTCATGCTGTTCTTATGCTTGAAGTTAGTGGAACTAGAG ATCAGATCCCAGCTGGGGTGAAATTTGGCAGCTACATTCAGAGCACTGTTGTACTCGATTCAGTTAAAGCTGATGTCCAACTTCCAG AGAGGGATGAAGTCTCAATGATATCGGTGGGTGAATCTGAAGGTTCTGAATGCAATGCAGCATGCATGGAAAAAGAACTGCACGATATG GCAGCTGAGTTTGGTGGCTCATATGTGGATGATGAGTTGACTATTGATTTGGCCAGTGGTACTCGTTTGAATCTGCATATGGCAAAG AAAGCAGACAGGGAGTTCACAATAAAACTTGTTTCTCTTGTTCGAGATATCAGAGGTGCGGTGGAGATACACAGGGATTTAGATGGAAGGATGAAGAATCAGGCTGAGTTAATAAAAGGTCGTTTCGTTGGCATTAAG GCTTTGCAAGAGCAATATGGACCTGATGGTGTTGCTCAACAGGGAATGGAGCTCTTCCAGATGATGCTAGAAATGATATTTGATCCATTACAAGGGGCGTACCAAG GTCAAATTGTAGGAGTCATCCTCTTCACTGGCGTATCTCTTCCGGAATCTGAAGCATTTTTAAATGTGAAATCTACTTCCCGTACCTCCAGGTTGTTGGAAGAGAAAGCCCCCACAGCTAGCCCAACTCATACTGTGGAGATTCTTCTGGTTAGACGGACCCTTGCTTGGATCACAGGAATTATTCTGTTAATATCAACTCTTCTTGGG ATGTTCTTTCTATTCAATATGCCAATCACAAGAGATACCCTTCTTTATTCGAACGTCAAGCTTGACTAA